The following coding sequences are from one Armatimonadota bacterium window:
- a CDS encoding aldo/keto reductase: MKYGRIPHLDKDISKIVCGTDWLMGAAPADSFKTLDAFVAAGGNCFDTAHCYGANSNILGAWLKARHNAHKLVFLNKGNHPYGSPRLSAGDTSSDIFENHANLGIDHTDLYVFHRDDENVPVEEVVDFMNGFIKRGLITAYGGSNWRVERVAAANAYAEKSGQQGFSCNNPNLTLAHNVKPLWGGCLTIDRAGRDWHQESQLPLFAWSSAARGFFAGTDDPEVIAAYDCDVSRARRERAKELGEKHGLSATQIALAWVLNQPFPAFALCGLRKVSDVEQNVKVPDVTLTPEEMRYLEDGE, encoded by the coding sequence GTGAAATACGGACGGATTCCTCACCTCGACAAAGATATTTCTAAGATCGTCTGTGGCACCGACTGGCTGATGGGCGCGGCTCCGGCTGACTCCTTTAAGACGCTCGACGCCTTTGTGGCGGCGGGCGGGAATTGCTTCGATACCGCCCACTGCTACGGAGCGAACAGCAACATTCTTGGAGCGTGGCTGAAGGCTCGGCATAACGCTCACAAGCTGGTTTTTCTGAACAAAGGCAACCACCCGTACGGTTCGCCGCGGCTATCGGCAGGCGATACCAGCTCCGACATTTTTGAGAACCACGCCAATCTGGGCATTGACCACACCGACCTCTACGTTTTCCATCGCGATGACGAGAACGTGCCGGTCGAAGAGGTTGTGGACTTCATGAACGGCTTCATCAAACGCGGTCTGATCACTGCCTATGGCGGATCGAACTGGCGCGTGGAGCGTGTCGCCGCCGCCAACGCCTATGCCGAGAAATCAGGCCAGCAAGGCTTTTCGTGCAACAACCCTAATTTGACTCTGGCCCACAATGTGAAGCCGCTTTGGGGCGGATGCTTGACCATCGATCGCGCCGGACGGGACTGGCACCAGGAGTCGCAGTTACCGCTCTTCGCATGGTCGTCGGCTGCTCGCGGATTTTTCGCTGGCACTGATGATCCCGAAGTCATCGCCGCCTATGACTGCGACGTTAGCCGCGCTCGCCGCGAACGGGCAAAAGAGCTTGGCGAGAAGCACGGCCTCAGCGCCACGCAGATCGCACTGGCGTGGGTGCTCAATCAGCCGTTCCCGGCCTTTGCGCTTTGCGGATTGAGAAAGGTCAGCGACGTCGAGCAGAACGTCAAAGTTCCGGACGTCACTCTGACGCCGGAAGAGATGCGCTACCTCGAAGACGGCGAGTAG
- a CDS encoding DUF503 family protein — MLIIGEVNHRRAHEKHIIYGVLRVEIRINSTYSLKDKRSILRKQIERVRNAFHVSIHEVGDHDLLGNATVGVAVAGSDAVQVENVIQSILRMIEENPEMEVYDSVILVEHFK; from the coding sequence ATGCTGATTATAGGGGAAGTCAATCACCGACGAGCGCATGAAAAACACATCATATACGGGGTTTTGAGAGTCGAAATACGCATAAACAGTACTTATTCCTTAAAAGATAAGCGAAGCATATTACGAAAACAAATTGAACGAGTACGGAATGCGTTTCACGTCAGTATTCATGAAGTCGGCGACCATGATCTACTGGGCAATGCGACCGTCGGCGTCGCGGTGGCCGGATCGGATGCCGTGCAGGTTGAAAACGTCATCCAGAGCATCCTTCGCATGATCGAAGAAAATCCCGAAATGGAAGTCTACGATTCGGTCATCCTGGTCGAGCACTTCAAGTAA
- a CDS encoding phytanoyl-CoA dioxygenase: protein MRIASEGILTLNILFGCDRLDVDGFAWEFLNSEVTSSFVEACQPLFDQAENRFGVRDAAQKSSHLSGLIDRALLPLAHRYLHPQAFLVRSTLFDKPQDSNWAVPWHQDVTIEVAERHEIEGFGPWSVKEGVISVQPPASVLQKMLTLRLHLDPTDAENGALMVEPGSHLQGKLRINEIVAEDPVLCACQAGEILMMKPLLFHASNRSISDRPRRVLHLDFAYEGLPAPLEWRRAYSPSSR, encoded by the coding sequence ATGCGTATTGCTAGTGAGGGAATTTTGACGCTCAATATACTGTTTGGATGTGATCGGCTCGACGTTGACGGTTTCGCATGGGAGTTTCTCAATTCGGAGGTCACGAGCTCCTTTGTCGAGGCGTGCCAACCACTTTTCGACCAGGCGGAAAACAGGTTCGGAGTTCGCGATGCAGCGCAAAAATCTTCCCACCTCTCCGGCTTAATTGATCGGGCTCTGTTACCGCTGGCGCATCGCTATTTGCATCCCCAGGCGTTTCTCGTTCGTAGCACCCTCTTCGACAAGCCCCAGGATTCCAATTGGGCGGTGCCGTGGCACCAAGACGTCACCATCGAGGTGGCGGAAAGGCACGAAATCGAAGGCTTCGGACCGTGGTCGGTTAAAGAAGGAGTCATTTCGGTTCAGCCACCAGCTTCCGTCCTTCAGAAGATGCTCACTCTGCGGCTCCATCTCGACCCGACCGACGCCGAAAACGGTGCACTGATGGTCGAGCCGGGTAGCCACCTTCAGGGGAAGCTGAGAATCAACGAAATTGTCGCCGAGGACCCGGTGCTCTGCGCCTGTCAGGCCGGAGAAATCCTCATGATGAAGCCATTGCTGTTCCACGCCTCGAATCGATCAATTTCCGACCGTCCGAGGCGTGTGCTTCACCTTGATTTCGCGTACGAGGGCTTGCCCGCCCCACTGGAGTGGCGTCGAGCCTACTCGCCGTCTTCGAGGTAG
- a CDS encoding prepilin-type N-terminal cleavage/methylation domain-containing protein, giving the protein MRRAFTLIELLVVIAIIAILAAILFPVFAQAKEAAKQTKALAQMKQLGTSLMIYSGDNDDYFVPASARSLDTSIDPVIWTEGLYPYVKNEDIFVSPAASDSKMAKNWSTRRIQSVGYSDATGVDPNSTAVPGSAAPGTEGFTSAASFSQAEESARTGLIVTTPHTVGTTKERGYVFNPYNGATPTTGTAAENYMNGLPLISDVNLCTTPGKMPIGTPCTDLGGGFFDCSSLSAGALKPVYGRFRADRQGNGATPVIFADGHAKVFSSNSLNSFGKVIWRFR; this is encoded by the coding sequence ATGCGACGAGCATTTACTTTGATTGAACTTCTGGTCGTTATTGCGATCATTGCAATCCTGGCTGCGATCCTTTTTCCCGTTTTCGCTCAAGCGAAAGAAGCGGCCAAGCAGACGAAGGCCCTAGCCCAAATGAAGCAACTCGGCACATCGCTGATGATCTATTCTGGCGACAACGACGACTACTTTGTACCCGCTTCGGCACGAAGCCTGGATACTTCAATCGATCCGGTTATCTGGACCGAGGGGCTTTACCCGTACGTCAAGAACGAAGACATCTTTGTTTCGCCTGCTGCCTCGGATTCCAAGATGGCGAAGAACTGGTCGACTCGGCGCATTCAGAGCGTCGGCTATAGCGACGCGACCGGTGTCGATCCTAACAGCACGGCCGTTCCTGGTTCAGCGGCTCCGGGCACCGAAGGATTCACGTCTGCGGCTTCGTTTTCCCAAGCCGAGGAGTCAGCCCGCACAGGTTTGATCGTCACGACTCCGCACACGGTCGGCACGACCAAGGAGCGTGGTTACGTCTTCAACCCTTACAACGGCGCAACGCCCACGACAGGCACGGCGGCCGAGAACTACATGAACGGCTTGCCCCTCATATCCGACGTGAACCTTTGCACCACGCCGGGAAAGATGCCAATTGGCACCCCATGCACCGACCTCGGCGGAGGATTTTTCGACTGCTCGTCGCTATCGGCTGGAGCCCTCAAGCCAGTCTATGGGCGATTCCGAGCCGATCGTCAGGGTAACGGCGCGACGCCGGTCATTTTTGCCGACGGCCACGCAAAGGTCTTCTCCTCAAACAGCCTGAATTCGTTCGGAAAAGTCATTTGGCGCTTCCGATAA
- a CDS encoding gfo/Idh/MocA family oxidoreductase — protein sequence MSKRLRWGILATGSIANQFAEGLSVCNSGELVAVGSRTLDRATAFCEKHGGTPYGSYAEVYNHPDVDAVYIATPHHMHMDDTIAVAKAGKGILCEKPFTLNAVEAERALAAVKEAGVFFMEAFMYRCTKQTAKVREWISSGAIGEVKLVNAEFAFQAGEDWANFRNDPELGGGGLMDVGTYCVSIARMAFGEEPSDVSYISQKSAKGVDWIGSGQLRFSGDRSAVFTTGVGIVCDNGATIYGNKGRIVIEDPWKQRTGAKLHRYEGYSLAETVDLSITNAELYAAEADAVAEFFDQKECPYVTLEDTMQQMRTLDKLRKSAGIVFGAEAKA from the coding sequence ATGTCAAAACGGCTTCGTTGGGGAATCCTCGCCACCGGAAGTATCGCAAATCAGTTTGCCGAAGGCCTTTCCGTCTGCAACTCGGGCGAATTGGTTGCCGTCGGCTCGCGCACCCTCGATCGCGCGACGGCTTTTTGTGAAAAGCACGGCGGGACGCCTTACGGTTCCTACGCCGAGGTCTATAACCATCCGGATGTGGACGCGGTCTACATCGCGACCCCACACCATATGCACATGGATGACACCATTGCCGTCGCGAAGGCTGGCAAAGGAATCCTGTGCGAAAAGCCGTTTACGCTGAACGCCGTTGAAGCGGAGCGGGCATTAGCCGCCGTGAAGGAAGCAGGTGTCTTCTTCATGGAAGCGTTCATGTACCGATGCACCAAGCAGACGGCCAAGGTTCGCGAATGGATTTCGAGCGGCGCAATCGGCGAAGTGAAGCTCGTGAACGCCGAATTCGCTTTCCAAGCCGGTGAAGACTGGGCGAACTTCCGCAACGACCCTGAACTGGGCGGCGGCGGGCTGATGGATGTCGGCACGTACTGCGTTTCGATCGCCCGAATGGCCTTTGGCGAAGAGCCCTCCGATGTTTCGTATATTTCTCAAAAGAGCGCGAAGGGAGTGGACTGGATCGGTAGCGGCCAGCTACGATTTTCCGGCGACCGATCGGCGGTCTTCACCACCGGCGTCGGCATTGTCTGCGACAACGGCGCGACGATTTATGGCAACAAGGGCCGAATCGTCATCGAAGACCCATGGAAGCAGCGCACTGGTGCGAAACTGCACCGCTATGAAGGCTATAGCCTCGCCGAAACCGTTGATTTGAGCATCACGAACGCGGAATTGTACGCCGCCGAGGCCGATGCGGTCGCCGAGTTCTTCGACCAGAAGGAATGCCCCTACGTCACGCTTGAAGACACCATGCAGCAGATGCGAACGCTCGACAAGCTTCGCAAGTCGGCGGGCATCGTGTTTGGCGCGGAGGCAAAGGCGTGA